A region of the Stieleria neptunia genome:
TTGGGTATCGCGCGCCGACGGTGGTTTCTCTTTGCACCACCGCCGGCCGTGATGCCACTTAAGCAAAGGGACGAGAGGATGGACGAGGATTTTGCGGTTGCCGCGATCGGCATCTACCGCACGATGGCAACGCTGGAACATTGCAAGTACATCGTTGACACTCAGTGTGATGTCAGTCCCCAAGAGATGGGGCATCTGCTTCGGCAATTCGGGGAGCTCAGTGAACATGTCGCTGAGCTCAATTATTGGCATCAAGACACCAAGCGAATCCTCGAATTTGCTCGTGCCGCAAGACTAGTCGGTCTACATCAGCGATTGCCGACGCACGCAAGTTCAGCGACCTCCTATGCGTTCGAGCTTGGCACAGAAGCACTCTCAACTGCTTCCTTCTGGTTTTTCCACAACGAACCAGAAAAGTTATCGGAGGCCCTGGTCTACCCAGTGAAGGGACTGCTCAAACGGGCCTCTGAAAACGATCGCGACTGGAGGCGAAAGTTTGAGGAGACGTTCCAGACTGGCTGCGATCTCTGGGAACAATCGGCTCAGCGCGCCGAATCCGATCAGCAGTTTGCCAAACAAGTGGAGTTCCAGGCTCACTATGCGCTAAAATCCAGTTTGGAAACCGAATTCCCATACCACGAGTTGGAATCCCACGTGTTGAGTGAATTCGCCGAATTCGCAGAGCAAAACAGAATTGGGGAGCAATGGTTTCGCAGGCTTGTCGATTTCATGGGCCGCGAGCAAGTCACGGGCCGCGAGCAAACCGAGTCGCGCTCGATCATCGACGAAGAGTTCAAAACCAGGCCACTGTCAAAGGTGGCAGCCGCACGCTACCTGGGACGGTATGGAGATGGCTCAAGATGGCTTAGCAACTGCATCAAAGACGGAACGATCGTCTGCGAAAAGCTCTCCCGGCAGCAATTCGTCTTTGACATCAGGCAGTTTCCTGCGAAATCGCACCCATTCATCGCTCCTCGTCCGAGTGGCGAGTAAAGGAAAAAGGGGGGGGCGATTCGGTCAACTCATACCAACTCAGGCACAATTTGAGCCAACTCAGGCCAACTCAGGCATGTTTTCACCAAAACTCAGGTCAACTCGGAATTCCTTATTGAATCTCTCTTAGCCTGAATCGCGTTGGCAATCCCGTCATCGCGATGAGACGCAAAGACTCGCGCGATGGCACCCACCATTACGCGAGTTTTGTTAGTTATGGAACGAAGAGAGATGTCAGGCCAAGGTCTAGACGATCCGCTCCGGATGATCCGCGTCTCTGCGGCAGCCAAGGTCGTGGAAAAAATCACTGGGGAGCGGCCGCACGTGGCAACCCTCCATCGATGGGCGTCGCGCGGACTCAAGGGCGTCCGACTTCGCACGGCCTATGCCGGCGGGCACCGTCGGACAACTGAGAAATGGATCCGTGAATTCTTTGAAGCGGTCACCGCATCCGCTAACGGCGGGAGAAAACCAAAGCGTCTCGATCAAGACGCTGCGTCGCGTGCCAATGATGAATTGGCGGCGGCCGGCTACTGATTGCTGACGACGATTTGTGATTGCCCTCCGGCGATCGGTACTCCTTCCCAAAAAGAAAGCCCCGCGCCGACAAGTATCGGTCGGCGGGGGCACTGGTCGAAAGTTTGGCGACTGGACCAGTATCAACGAGGTTCATTGATGATACAGAATCAGGATGTTGTGACAAGGCAAAACAGCCTTCGCTCAAAATCGCACGAAGTGCGCAGAGCAGCTCCCGGCGAGCCCGGAACACTCGGGGAAATGTTGGCCTGCATCGTTCTTTCGATCGAATACGGCGAACGAACCGAAACTTCGGCAGCCCAGCAGTGGGAAAATGCCAGACACGTTGTGTTGGGTAGAGCCGATGCCCGGAATGATAAGTCCGGTCGAGGGGCCATTTCGAGGTAAGCAATGAATGGATTCATCAAGCTGCATCGCAAGATTCTTCATAGTGACGTCGCCGCCGACGAAGGGACGTTTCATACGTTTGCCATGATCATCATGACCTGCAATTGGAAACGGGCTCGCTTCAAGGGCAGGGAGATCCTGCCCGGCCAAATCGTTTTTGCCTGGCGCACTCTGCCGGAACGCCTCCAGGGTGCGATGCCGAAACCTGTCGCAATCGGAACGCTACGAAAACGCGTCGGCGAATTGGTCCAGATCGGTGCGGTCGAAGTCGAGTCGACTTCAAAGTACTCCATTCTGACCGTCGTGAACTGGGAAAAGTACCAGGGCAGCGTGTCAAAATTTGATACGCAGGACCCTTTCAGCGTGTCAGAAATTGACACGCCGAGTGACACGCTCGCTGACACGCTGATTGACACGGATAGAAGAAGCAAAACAAAGAAGGAAAAGCATGTCGACGATTCCACCGTCAACAAGGAGAAGACTCTCGACAAAGAACTTGCAAGTTGGATGTTTCGCGAAGTTCAACGTGTTGTGCCCAAGGCGAAAGCACCGAACCTTGAGACGTGGATCAATGACATCCGCTTGATGCGAGAACGTGACGGTCACACTCGCGACGAAATCCGGGCTGTCTTTCGGTGGGCCAACGCAGATTCGTTCTGGTCGAAGAACATCCTCTGTCCTGGCAAACTTCGAAAACAATTTCCCCAGTTGCACGCAAGGATGGGCGGTGGAAAAACATTGGCCCCCACGCCGAGGAACGACCTTGCAGCCGAGGCCCGTCGCCGTCGAGCTGAGAAGAAAGCGAAACACGGGGCCGGGCGGGAGGCGGTCGCATGAATAGAATCCAAAAACACTCCGCGGAAATCGAACGCTCGCTCTTTGCCGGTGTGCTGATCGATCCTTCCATGCTGGATCGAGTTTGCGAGCTGACCACCGGTGCCCAATTCACCCATTCGGTTCTCGGACAGGCGTTCGACCTCGTAGCCGACCGGTATGCGGCTCGACTACCGGTCAATGACATCACCGTTCTGGTTCCGGAATTCCGAAAAGCGGGCATTCTCGAGGCGTTGGGCGGCAGCGCAGGGCTCGCCAAGTTGGCGACGGAAGCTCCGACGGCGGCACACGTGATCTATCATGCCGGCGAAGTCAATCGACTGTTCAGGCTCCGCAGAATTGCGGCATTCGTGAGTGAGGTTGGTGACCAAGTCGATGACCCGGCAGCCGACCCCGACGAACTCATCTCCAAGATCGAAGCCAAATCGATCGACGTCACCGCCCAGGGCCGCGACGAAGTTGTCTCGCTATCCGAAATGATGACCCACCTGGCCGACAAGTTGGATGCGGATCGGGCCCAGGGAACGATCTCGGGCGTTCCCACGGGATTCGAGTCGGTGGACGAAACCACCGGCGGAATGTTCGCCGGCGATTCCATTGTCTTGGCGGCGCGAACGTCGATCGGAAAGACTGCGATGGGGATGCAAATTGCGATGAACGCCGCAACATCTGGACAAGTCGTCTTGGTCTTGTCCCTCGAGATGAAGGAGTTGCAGCTTGCCCAACGGATCGCCGCGGGGCAGGTGGGCGTTTCCTTGGTTGACCAACGCACGGGAAACCACACCTGCCAAGACAGCGAGCGAATTCGTGATTTCGCTCGCACCCACCGCGAAACCCGGCTCCTGATCAAGCCGGCTCGCAGGGCCACGGTAGCGCAAATCGGTGGATACGCTCGATCGGTGAAGGCGACCAGCGGATTGGACCTGATCGTCATCGATTACCTGCAGCTGATTGGGCCACGCGATCGCAAGCCGAACCGAACGGAGCAAGTGACTGAAATCAGCAATGAGATCAAGACGCTGGCGACCGAGCTGGACATCCCGATCCTGTCCCTTGCACAACTAAACCGGCAGGGCGAAGGCGAGGAGCCAAAGTTGTCACACCTCCGAGAATCCGGTGCGATCGAGCAAGATGCCGACGGCGTCTGGTTTCTGCATCGCCAACGCGACTCAGCCGAAACACAGTTCATCATCGAGAAGAATCGCCAGGGACCGCGCGGCGTCGTCCCGATGGTGTTTGACGCAAATCGATGCGAGTTCCACGAACCGGTGATTACGGAACATCCCAATTTCCACACCGAGTTTGAGGCATACGCAACAAGCTAAGATGTAACCCTCCCGTGTGGAGGAGGTTCGAGCGAAGCGAGGAGCCTACGCAACAAGTTCAGAAGTAACCCTCCCGTGTGCGGGAGGGTCGAGCGAAGCGAGGGGAGGGTTCCCGGCGCTGATGAACCATCGATTTCCAACAACGTTGGCATCGCACCAGCCCTCCCCGCTCCGAACGCAAACTCCTCCGCGACCATCCCAGAGGGTGAATCCAACTTCCTTGATGAACGCACCGCTTAACTTGATGCGAAGGGAGAAACGAGAATCGACACCCCTCTTTCCAGAGCGCCATTTCGCGTCGCACGTAAAACGGATCGAAGCACCGACACAAACGAAAAAAATATGAAATGTTGATGCCATGAAGCTCTGTGCGTTCGCTCGCCTGCAATTCGCATCAATAGACACGCGAAATCACGCGGTCTGAAATTCTGCTACACCGCACCCCTGATAGGGGGCGGATTTTCGGCCCGACTGCGCGCGGATCTCCCCCGCAAGATTCGCGCGAAAGTTTTTCAAAATCCCCGCGATTCGTTGACGATGCCCGCGAATTGTCCACGTCGATCGATGTGGGATAGGCTTCCAGCCTGTCGACGCTGGAATGACAGGCTGGAAGCATATCCCACTGGTTTACCGCGCAGTGTGGGAGGCGCTCGCGCAGAATCGCGAGAATCGGCCGCTAACGGCCGCGGCGATAGATGGGGCGGATGCATCGGGAGCGCATAGAAAAACGGGGGAGCGTAGCCGATACGCTCCCCCGTCAACGAAACGAGGGGGCGCATCGGCAACCGATCCAATCGGACCGGAAACCAACACGCCCCCAAGCGCTTGGGGTCTCCCCTATGGTTTGAAGCTAGCCGCTATTCCTCTTCGTCGTCGCCCTCCCGGTAGTTTCCGTTGATTGCGTCGTCTACGTCGCGCTCGAGCTCTTCGGCTACTTCACGCGTTTCCGGCATCGTTTCGGGCGCGTCAATGATGTGGCGCAAGAATACCGAAACGCGTTGCAGTAGATCTTTCATTGTTCTCCCTTGAATGCGAAACCGTTGACGCGGGCGCGCGACTTGGCCGCGTTGGTCCCTTTCAACCGCAAACCAACGACCACGCCGCGGCCGTCGATTGACGGAATTCGGATATCGTGTTTGTCCCCGTCGATCACCGGCCATTGTCGGCCGTGAATACGGACCGATTCGGGCAAGTCGCCGACGCGGCCGGATTGCGGATGATAATCGACGTCGAACACTTGGGCCACATTCCCGCCGCGGCGCAAGAAGCTTGCGATGGTGGCGGGGTGGTGCTTTTCATGCCGGCTAAACGTCAACGCGTAGTTCGCGGGGAGCTCCCCCGCCAAGTAATCGCGGAAGCGCGAGCGTATTTTCGTGTAATCGTAGAATTGCACGGTCGGCCATCGTTCAATCAGGTCAAACCATTCTAGATCACTCGCGACGTTCAACCGGACCGCCGGTTTGACGCGTTTACGCTCCGCCAATCGCACGAGATTGACGATATCGCGGTTCAATTGGTCGATGAACGATCGGCGATGGCCGAACAACCATTGCGTGTCGCGCAGCGCCGAATGTCGAGACGTCGACGAGACGCGCAACCCGGCAAACCAGAGGACGCATGACGCGGCGCAACCATTCGACGCGCCGGCGCAAACGTTGTGCCCGGACAGATTGTGCGGCGCGAGTGTGAGCCCGGCTGACAGGTAGGGCAAACCGGCTAGCTTTTCAAGCTTGGCATTGGTGCGTAACAACATTAGGCGGCCTCCCGAATGCTGGTTGCGCTTGCGCCACCGATCACAATGTGATCGAGAACGTTGATACCCAACATTTTGCCGCATTCGGTCAAACGGTCCGTCACGGCCCGATCTTCCCGGCTAGGCGTGGTATCTCCCGATGGGTGATTGTGAACCAGAATGATGGCCGAAGCGCTCGCAGCGATGGCCGCGCGGAACACTTCCCGCGGGTGCACCAATGACGCGTCAAGAGTGCCACGCGTCACGCGTACCAATCCGGTCGGCCGGTGTTTCGTGTCGAGAGTGACAATCGCGAATTCCTCGCAATCGCAACGGTCCGCGAAGTAGTCGCGCAGCAATGCCGGCAGGGTATCGCATGCGATACGCGTCGACGTGATCGGCGTTTCATAGCGGCCGGATCCCTCTTGAATTTTGGCCAAACGCGTTTCAAACACGGGCAGGGCATCGGTTTGCTTGTCGCGTTGTTTGCGTAGTTCGACGTTCAAGAGGACGTTGCGCCGATTCCATGCGGCATAGCCGCGGATCCGGGACGCGTTGTTGGCCGGGGGCGCTTCGGTGATTGTGGGGAGCTCCCCCGTCGCATTTTGGTAGGCGATTCGGAACAACGTCGCGTCGTTGTCCTCTTCCAAGTACACAATCGAGTCACGCGTGTAACTGAATTGCGTGATTGAGTCTTCCAGCCTAAGCGCCACAATGTCGGCCATCGGGACGCGTAGCCACGCGTGGGACGGGTCGGAAAAGAATCGGTAGCGGCGCTTCAAAAGACGCTTTCGGGTATCATCGTTCACGGTTTGCACTCCTCGAAAGTGCGGACAAGTCACCCGGCTAGCGTTGCACCGCTGCCGGGTGGCGTTTCTTGACACGCCGCGCGGCGTGTTTCCGCGGGCATCATCGGCCGATTCTGGCCCCCGTCAACAACGCCCCGGACCGCGTAAAACGCGACGAATCCCAAGCAATGCCGGCCATTCCCACCAAGCAAACGACGGGTCCTTCCGAGGGGGCGGAGGCCGCCATCGCGGGTTCCGCCTCGAACACCTCTCGCTGGCAGGTGCGAAAAAAATCATCACCACCACCACCACCACCTTTTCGGATACGTAACGGCGTGAACGCTTGTGCCACGAAACACATTGCCTGAGACGCTGCGGTGTGCCCCCACTGCGCACGTGGAAACCGCCAGCACGACGTTCCATTCAAGTTGCGTGCAGCCGGAACATTCGAGGATGCTAGAATTTGCGAGCGGAATGAATTACCAACGAGTTTCCGCACTGGGCAAAATGACAATTCGAACGGTGATCGTCTCATTCCATGGGATACGCAACAACCTTATTCGCTGTCTCCATCGATGAATTGCGGTCTGCGGTGGGATCCCAAGACCAGCACCTCATCAACCGAATGCGTTCCGAAACAGCAGACGAAGGCCGAATCGCTCCGGATGCTGGTCCGCGAGTGAAACTCTGTCAGAACGGCGAGATTTATTTCAACGGAGTCTTGGTGACCTGGGACGAATTCATTCGCCAACTCGGTGACCCAATGTGGGATGGCACGGAACTGCACGAATACACCGAGTCATTCGAGGTGGACGGCGATCGATAAGCCGTGATGCTCGGAGGAAAAGTTTCGAAGCTTTTGAAATAAACCAGCGACCGGGCGCAACGTATCACTGTGCCGAGTAGGACTGCGCAAAGTATTCAGTGCTTTGCAAAAAAGTCGCGAACCCATTCGATGGATGTGTCTCTTACTCTCAGAACACAACAACAAAACGCCCGACAAGCGAGAGCAGAAAGTTCCATGTTATCGAAATTCCAATCAAGTCGACTCGAACAGATACACGAAGGCAATCTCTTCGGCGGGCAGCCGTTGAATGATCAGCCCATCGCGTATCGTTTGCGCATGTGACATCTGCTTCTATTGAAGCGCCTTTCCACAAGGCCCGATGTCACGCAGACATCGGGCCTTTTTTCGTACCCGGATCGAACGGGTGACGCCAAAAACGACCCAGAGATGGGCGGGTAGCACTTTGGAAGTTTGAAGTTGGAAGAGTGAAGTTTGAAAGGAGAGAAGCGATGCGAAGCATCCGTCAGACAAACCTAAAGCCTAAACGCCTAATACCTAAAAACCTACTTCGGGGTTGTGGTGTAACTGGCAGCATGACGGACTTTTAATCTGTTCGGTGAGGGTTCAACTCCCTCCGGCCCCATCGCTACCTCGGCGTGTAGCTCAGGGGTGAGAGCGGCGTCCTTATAAGGCGACGGTCGCGGGTTCAATTCCCGCCACGCCGACTGAAACGGAACAACGACTACGAAACAATTTTGGGATTGTGGCAGACAAGGTAATGCGTCGGTCTCTTAAACCGAATCATGTGAGTTCGATTCTCACCGGTCCCACCTTTCGGAAGTTTGAAGTACGAAGTGAGAAGTTTGAAGGCTGCCGAGCGCGGTATTTTCACACTTCACTCTTCTCACTTCAAACTTCAACAGATCTTTGACAATTTGGTTGTGATGCAAACGCGCCCATGGTGTAGTGGTAACCCATCTGCTTGCCATGCAGAAAATGCGAGTTCGATTCTCGCTGGGCGCTCTTGTAGAAGGGGAGATGGGGAGTGAAAGAGTTTGGGAGAGATGCGATGGTACCCGCTCCCATTCTCTCCCACTCCCATTCTCCCTATCTCAAACTCCGGTGTGGCCCAATCGGTAGGGCGGCTCCCTGTTAAGGAGACGAGTGATGGTTCGAGCCCATCCACCGGAGCTGCAAGGAAGTTGGAAGGATGAAGTTTGAAGTTAGAAACGAGGAGACTTGTCGTGACACTCGGGTGTTGGCTAACGGTAAGCCAGCTGCCTTTGAAGCAGTGGTATGCAGGTTCGAATCCTGCCACCCGTGCTTTTCAAACTTCACCCTTCCAACTTCAAACTTCCAAACACCGAGGCGGCAACTGCTGGTCGTTGCACCTGGATCTGAACCAGGCAAACACAGGTTCGATTCCTGTCCTCGGCGCTCAATGAAGAATTGCGGGTATAGCTTGGAGTAAGCGGTGTGGTTTGGGACCACGCATGGACAGTGTGCGACTCACTGATACCCGACTGTGGCCAGATCTGGTGCTGGTTTCCAGAGACTCACTGTGAATGAGTTTGTCGCCGGTTCAATTCCGGTTGGTCACCTCAGTCGCTTCGTCCCAGTCGTCAGTTTTAAAAAAGCTGACGGCGAGCATCGGAGCAAGCATTTGCCGCTGGTGAGGCCACCTGGTGGTGGTACCTGATTGTCGATCAGGTCGCGGCGAGTTCGATCCTCGTTACCAGCGCTTTTGTTTTGCCGCATTCGACTACTGGCTAGGTCGGCTGCTTCTCAGGCAGCAGGAAGGAGATCGAAACTCCTATGCGGTACTCGGTCGGCGACAAAGTCGGCTTGTCAAAACGGCGTGGTAGATTCTGATGGCAGAATCGTCTGGTTTTCATCCAGGAGTCCGCGGGTTCGATTCCCGCTCACGTCACTTGCTTCGCGTTTATCGCGCGGCACTTTCGGAAGTCACCCGGCCGGATGAGGACACTGTTTTGAAAACAGCTGCGGTCAAAAACCGTTGTGGGTTCGAGTCCCACGGCTTCCGCTTTGAATGAATGCTCGGGAGCGTTTCCACACGGGAGACTGTAAATCTCCTGCCATCAATTGTGTGGTAGTCGGCGAGAGGTGCGATTCCTTGCGTTCCCACTTCACTCACACGTCCTTGGTGTAACGGTAGCACTGCTGATTCCAAACCAGTAAGTCAGGGTTCAAATCCTTGGGGACGTGCTATGAAGTTTAAAGTCCTGTGGTCCAACGGCTACGACACCTGTTTCACATGCAAGAAACGATGGTTCGATTCCATCCGGGACTACTTGCATGCCTAGATACGCCAATCGGCAGAGCGGTCCGGCTTAAACCCGGATGTTTGCAGGTTCGACCCCTGCTCTGGGCACTTGAGGAAGATTGAAGAGTGAAAGGTGAAAGGTGAAGTTAAAAAAAAACTCCGAACCCGTTTCACACTTCACCTTTCTAACTTCACAGTTCATCTGGGGTGCTCGTCCAACGGGAAGACGTCTGTTTTGCAAGCAGAAAATCGGGGTTCGATTCCCCGGTGCTCCACTCGCTTTCGAGAAACGCTGAGGTAGGCCATCGGCGAGCCGCCTGTCTTAGGAACAGGTGCTTGCGGGTTCGACTCCCGCCCTCAGTACTTTGAAGTGGGATAGGCTTCTAGCTTGTCATGTCCGTTTCGACAGGCTGGAAGCCTCTCCCACAAATCGGCGCGGTACGCAAACTGGCAAAGCGGCGAATTTCAAACGTTCGTGATTTTAAGGGTTCGACTCCCTTCCTCGCTACTTCGAAAAAACCACACCAACACACAGCCAAGTGGTGGAATTGGTAGACACGCGACACTCAGAATGTCGTGCCCACATGCGGCGTGCGAGTTCAACTCTCGCCTTGGCTACTTCTCCAAAGTGAAACAATGATGCGGGTGAGCCAGGCTCATCCGGGCCTCATAAGCCTGGACCGTCGGGTGCGACCCCCGAACCCGCTACTTGAATGTGACAACAGCGCGGATGGGCCAGTGCTCAACCAGGTTTCATATGCCAGGACCGCCGGGTGCGACACCCGGATCCGCTACTTACGTGGCGTGAGGTTTAAGCTTGCAATGTTGAATTGACAAGCTGGAAGCTCATTCCCTGATCCGGCCGGGTACGCAAACTGGCAAAGCGGTCGCGTCGAGAGCGCGGCGATTTTGTGGGTTCAACTCCCACCTCGGTCACTGATCGAAATGGCGAAATATGATCGCGTGGTCCAGCGGCTAAGACGCCTGCGTGACAAGCAGGAAATCGATGGCGTTCGGAAGTTTGAAGTAAGAAGTTTGAAGTGTGAAACTACTCGCGGTTCTTCTTGCAGATCGTGGTCAGAATCGCGACTAACTCGTTCGCTTCTTGCGTGATTGGCTCGAGACGCGCCGCGGGCACAACCTCGGCGGCGGCGAGAAGGCGTAGCCAATAGTGGGTCTCTCGGGCCTCTTTTAACGCCAGCGAATACTTGTGAATGAAGTCCTTCTTGCTCTCGCTTGCCTGACCTTCCTCAACATGCGAGCCGATTGCAGTCCCTGAGCGAAGCACCTGTTTCATCAATGTGCTGGAGACGATGCCTTCACTTTCAAGAAACTGACAAAGTCGAACAATTCGTTCAGCAAAGGGTGCATTCCCATTTAGTTGACGCAAAAATCACGTTAATCGTCGGCCGAAAGGAGTTGTTGGTCAGTGGCTTCAACTTTGCAGCTCATTGGACGAGGCTCCCAGTGCCAACTGTCGCTTGCCTGGGTGCGACGGAATTCGGCCAGCTCGCCGATTGATTCATCCCAACGATTAGGAATCAGATGAGCGCGAACTTGAAGCATCTGCTCCGCGTTTTCGCTTTTCCAAAACATTGCATTGCTCTTTAGACGCAAATTGATCACGCGGCGAATGCTGCTTTCGATCGCCCCGCTACCACAAGGGATTCCGCTGCGACGATAGGCAGGGTAACTCAACCGACCCGCTTCACCATGTCGGCAAAGGTAATGGATTTCTGTTTCCAGTTCTGTGGCCGATTTTCCGACGCGTTCTAGGCCGGCGAGCTCATCAACCACTCGCCGCCATTGACCGTTTCGCAGCAGCGTTCGGTACTGACGATAAAGCCCCTGGCGGACGTCTGCGTCGAGCCCAAGCGAAGCAAGCGCTTTGGAAACGTGATGCACCGCATGGCAGCAGTCCAAGACCTGATGCGTGACGACGCTCGTGAGTCCCGCATATTGAATGATGCGATCAATACGATCCCAAATCCAGGGGGCGCCATCGGCGACGAACGTCACGCTATGTGCCTCCGCGGCTCCGAGCCGATGCAGATGCATCGCAACCAATTCGGCGATCGCGTCGGGCCCAGTCAGGGTGCCATCGATCGTCGCTTCATGCTCCTTCACCATCCGCCCCTGCTCGTCGTGAACAAAAATCGTCATCAGTTTAGGCTCCCGCCAGTCCGCTTCAAACGAGCGTGCAGGTTTCTTTGCCGAGCGTCCGGGCGAGTCAGCTTGCCCCTGAGCGACATCATCGCTTGACGCATTGGAAGTCGATGCAGGTAGCATTTTGCCGCGTATTTTCATTCTTCCGCCATCAATTTGCACCGACACTCGTTTCCCGGCCAATTCACCGGTGCTCGCCAACTTGCCCTGCCGAAACAGTTTGAGCCGATGCCGTCGTAGGCGCAATAAGCCGTCGCCAGATTGATAGGCGATCCGTTTGACCGCCTTGATATCAAGTGTGATACCATCGCGAACCAGTTCTCGGTGAGCCACTTCGATCGAAGGACACAATGCCACTTGGCGTGCCACGCGACTCTCCAGCGCGGGCGAGACGCCTTTGCCGAACCCGAATTGAGCAAGCGAAACATGCAAGCCGACGCGGGGCGAATCGTCTCGACCAAGCAACTTTTTCTTAGGGGCACAGTAGAGCGCTGTGGCCCAGAACAGCATGCCGCCGAGCAATCGAACGGCGACCCTAGTCTCGCGCCCTTTCTGAAGCGGTCTTGAGAAGTTGACCCGACTCGATTGGCATGCTTTTTCAAAACCTTTTTCGATCATGGTCGCGGAGATCAGCCCGGCGACGACCATGTCCGCACCGCGGGCAAAGGCATCATGGATGGTTCTTTCCAGCGTTGCGAGTTGCTCGGGATGATCTGAGATCCGTTGTTTCCAGAGCGTAACTTTGGGAACCAACTGAGCGTAAAAGAGCGCGAGCATTTCTTCAGCCGACTCAATCCGCTCACCATTCTCTTGCCCCATGTCTAGTCCTTGCATTGTCGTCGGCATCCTTGCTAGGCGAGTGGAAAATCATCCTTGAATCGCCCAAGATACCGTCAACACCGGATCCAGAAACAGCAGCCAAGCCCCCGACGGGTTGCTAGCAAAAACGTCAACTAAATGGGAATGCACCCTTCAGCAAACGCGAACGTCCGATCGGGCAGGTCACTCTTCATTGCATAGCTCATCGAGTATCAAGTTCCAAAATCTTAGCGTCTTATTCTTCAAACTTCAAACTTCTTACTTCGAACTTCCAATGTGCATGCAAAAGATCGAGCGTCAATTCACGCGGATTGGTGCCCGAGCAAAGGTCCACGCCCCGGTCGT
Encoded here:
- a CDS encoding DUF1580 domain-containing protein — its product is MIRVSAAAKVVEKITGERPHVATLHRWASRGLKGVRLRTAYAGGHRRTTEKWIREFFEAVTASANGGRKPKRLDQDAASRANDELAAAGY
- a CDS encoding replicative DNA helicase, producing the protein MNRIQKHSAEIERSLFAGVLIDPSMLDRVCELTTGAQFTHSVLGQAFDLVADRYAARLPVNDITVLVPEFRKAGILEALGGSAGLAKLATEAPTAAHVIYHAGEVNRLFRLRRIAAFVSEVGDQVDDPAADPDELISKIEAKSIDVTAQGRDEVVSLSEMMTHLADKLDADRAQGTISGVPTGFESVDETTGGMFAGDSIVLAARTSIGKTAMGMQIAMNAATSGQVVLVLSLEMKELQLAQRIAAGQVGVSLVDQRTGNHTCQDSERIRDFARTHRETRLLIKPARRATVAQIGGYARSVKATSGLDLIVIDYLQLIGPRDRKPNRTEQVTEISNEIKTLATELDIPILSLAQLNRQGEGEEPKLSHLRESGAIEQDADGVWFLHRQRDSAETQFIIEKNRQGPRGVVPMVFDANRCEFHEPVITEHPNFHTEFEAYATS
- a CDS encoding GP88 family protein translates to MLLRTNAKLEKLAGLPYLSAGLTLAPHNLSGHNVCAGASNGCAASCVLWFAGLRVSSTSRHSALRDTQWLFGHRRSFIDQLNRDIVNLVRLAERKRVKPAVRLNVASDLEWFDLIERWPTVQFYDYTKIRSRFRDYLAGELPANYALTFSRHEKHHPATIASFLRRGGNVAQVFDVDYHPQSGRVGDLPESVRIHGRQWPVIDGDKHDIRIPSIDGRGVVVGLRLKGTNAAKSRARVNGFAFKGEQ
- a CDS encoding JAB domain-containing protein, translating into MNDDTRKRLLKRRYRFFSDPSHAWLRVPMADIVALRLEDSITQFSYTRDSIVYLEEDNDATLFRIAYQNATGELPTITEAPPANNASRIRGYAAWNRRNVLLNVELRKQRDKQTDALPVFETRLAKIQEGSGRYETPITSTRIACDTLPALLRDYFADRCDCEEFAIVTLDTKHRPTGLVRVTRGTLDASLVHPREVFRAAIAASASAIILVHNHPSGDTTPSREDRAVTDRLTECGKMLGINVLDHIVIGGASATSIREAA
- a CDS encoding four helix bundle protein; translated protein: MRQLNGNAPFAERIVRLCQFLESEGIVSSTLMKQVLRSGTAIGSHVEEGQASESKKDFIHKYSLALKEARETHYWLRLLAAAEVVPAARLEPITQEANELVAILTTICKKNRE